The following nucleotide sequence is from Pirellulales bacterium.
TCGGACTATCCGGCTCGCTTGTTACTTCAACCTTAACCCAACCACCGGAATGATTGAACTTTAGGGCATTGTCGATCAGGTTGTTGACAACCTGTCGCAGTCGTAGGGCATTGCCAAAAACTAGGGTGCGATCGAGCCGGTCGATGCAAAGATCGATTCCGCGCTCTTCCGCGGCACCACGGAACATTTCGACCGATCGGACGACGACTTGGCCCAAGTCCACGGCCTCGATCGGCGACTGGGTACCGGCCATTTCAACTTCGGCGAGAGTCAGCAATTGATTCACAAGCACTCGCAAGGCCCCACATTCTTCGGCGATCTCACCCAACAGGTCGTGATATTCGCGCGGCGTCCGGCCGGCGGTAAGTGCCACCTCCACCGAGCTTTGCACCGCCGCCAACGGCGAGCGCAATTCGTGAGCGGCGTTAGCGAGGAATTGGCGATGCCGGTCGATGTACGCGGCAATGCGGTCGAGCAGTCCGTTGATGGTGTCCGAGAGCCTGTCGAGTTCGTCGCCGCTGCCGCGAATGGGAAGGCGCTCGTTCATCCGATCGGGACGCAATGCTGCGGCAGTACGGTGCATGTCCGCTAGCGGTCGCGTGGCACGCCCGGCCAGCCAGTATCCTCCCAATGGTGACAACACTAGGATAAATCCGCCGACCAGCACAATGATTCCCGTCAGTCGAGAAACGTCTTGCTCGATAAAATCCAACGACTTGCCGATCCAAACTCGGTATTCTGAACCACTCGGTAAATGGACGCTTTCGCTTGCCAGTCGATAATTGTCGATTGTCATCATCCGCGCCGCCCCCGATGAGGCCACTGAGGGTAATTCCAAATTGGGAGCACCATCGGTTGTCCAGGCATTTTCTTCGTTCGGGCCAATCAGGCGAACAAACATGTTTTGAGCTTTGTGCCCCTCGGCCTTTCGCTCCAGTTCACCAATAATCTGTTTCTGGGAAAGGTCGAGCCGTTCAATCGTAAGTTTAATTTCCTGGGCGTCGCCGCGCAGTTGCTGGTCGGTCTCGCTTAGCAGGGTCACTCGCAATCCTTCGCGCAGGGCAACCAGCGAGGCAATGGCGGTCAACAGAACGACCGCCGAATTCCAGAGCGTGAGGCGGAACCGCAGCGAGCGGTAGATGTGCTTAAACTGCTCGAATCGCATAGCCGCGGCCGCGAACCGTTTGGAGTGTCGATTCCTTTTGACCTTTGTCGAGTTTACTGCGCAGCCGGTTCACATGCACCTCAATGACGTTGGTGGTGCCTTCCCAATCGAAATCCCAAAGATGTTCGCACAGCATCTTGCGCGTGACAACCTGCCCTGCATATCGCATCAACAGTTCGAGCAGACTGTACTCGGTGGGGGTCAAATCGATATCCCGCACCCCGTGCTGGACTCGCCGAGTGCTCAAATCAAGCGTCAAATCACCTACCTTCAATACTGCCGGCGGCCGGTCGCTCGATCGTCGGCGCACAGCTTCCAACCTGGCCAGTAGCTCGGCGAACGCAAAGGGCTTGACGAGATAATCATCGGCCCCGCAATTGAGACCATCGACTCGGTTTTCAATCGAGCCAAGCGCCGTTAGCACGACAACTGGGACTCTCAGGCCCTGGCCGCGAAGTTCCGTCAGCAGCTCCAAACCCGATTTGCCGGGCAACATCAAATCCAGCACAATTGCGTCATATCGCTGCGTCAACGCCTCGTGCAAGCCCCGAATGCCGTCTTTCACCC
It contains:
- a CDS encoding HAMP domain-containing histidine kinase — encoded protein: MRFEQFKHIYRSLRFRLTLWNSAVVLLTAIASLVALREGLRVTLLSETDQQLRGDAQEIKLTIERLDLSQKQIIGELERKAEGHKAQNMFVRLIGPNEENAWTTDGAPNLELPSVASSGAARMMTIDNYRLASESVHLPSGSEYRVWIGKSLDFIEQDVSRLTGIIVLVGGFILVLSPLGGYWLAGRATRPLADMHRTAAALRPDRMNERLPIRGSGDELDRLSDTINGLLDRIAAYIDRHRQFLANAAHELRSPLAAVQSSVEVALTAGRTPREYHDLLGEIAEECGALRVLVNQLLTLAEVEMAGTQSPIEAVDLGQVVVRSVEMFRGAAEERGIDLCIDRLDRTLVFGNALRLRQVVNNLIDNALKFNHSGGWVKVEVTSEPDSPMATLRVSDSGPGISAEDLSHIFDRFYRGDKARQRDNPLHGSGLGLSICHAIVTLYGGTIRAGGSPGEGATFIVQLRRAVVESDGRAPTWNAGGGEAEASQSAAH
- a CDS encoding response regulator transcription factor produces the protein MNVLVVEDDAVVGKSLQKGLVEAKHDCTWVKDGIRGLHEALTQRYDAIVLDLMLPGKSGLELLTELRGQGLRVPVVVLTALGSIENRVDGLNCGADDYLVKPFAFAELLARLEAVRRRSSDRPPAVLKVGDLTLDLSTRRVQHGVRDIDLTPTEYSLLELLMRYAGQVVTRKMLCEHLWDFDWEGTTNVIEVHVNRLRSKLDKGQKESTLQTVRGRGYAIRAV